One window of the Chryseobacterium camelliae genome contains the following:
- a CDS encoding glycoside hydrolase family protein yields MSAPIPYTVQSGETLQDIAKKLGIKDWTKLKDYHNAHSGTKVGNTPYTGFSLMTPAPDEVYQLNGETPPPDPAQEQKSAQQKQEEEKKKEEEKKKSEQAAKSEHDGKYFVVHNAKCVCDKAENPKQTANLQVTTHSIIVLNDEQGKLAATDEDKTFIPAAATFGKCTLKPSAGGYLPCTVAPAPKWNKTYESTQVMGKNTLTEISELPCMTGGKITIFNHGQTDSVSNAHADNTNPAELAMVNPAVDQPKRKEDYPSVTSITLTAIENRTDFKPIDSKSKSGAIHLRKDEEASFKANLKSGNRQFTSWMVYSDHQGKKENRILLKEHIGTEFSQSFEGLGKFRIEGYGKPKTPEFEQGKYDKCDPTCSIDVEVVENTLLELECTSADFTTRIDASKNRKFRKGVPSVFKAKFFIPDLTEEEKSRLSLSVLDATENTITEGVQTNGESLTFTPQNSKAKYTVLARYTNEQGEVIEKKISGETESNAVLGISHGAEIVRPGTDMSFSVSKMKYKFGEDHSPYGLTADESAEVKWNLNGVLLGTGKNITIPGSRLMAPGKYVVEAYSITANAGSKKEDDDWRFEVKQNVVTEIKAGKKARTGSEIPFEIGKTLLNGYDPAKDGPIVWKITGPASGTGSGQKFNYTFRLPGEYTIDCLMGGRASATPLKLKVTQPKILVETSKWIDNDGSSGNMIKEAGYGQEISAFVKFEGLQGEDMTLQIYDNDSNGVNLVHSADGKLPEGSNGTFWPLTLDNSIRLKIEAKGITKDGKLHFMLVPKDPGLQILNGDKPLGEYLTVSGIPKIVDGYFCDAGDTEKLYNSPIDKPLYFKVYAINMVDKKVEVHFMTQSDPYFGFAWSAKTWKDWKDVKEKFSKENFFHKAEGTINKKGELIVKVDPSKLGKPKNYFKIAAVVKTTEGEGKEAKEIAAYMEKTDLAILYATAKLPDMVENKGAVKVGRERLSNILNCEGKFCIKKGSPKSELIREINIRLAGFGGNVPTDEFTDRTEKMVKQFQRDYMKVPETGKVCGNVLKAIDEFQQKYPINFEEIKCKCGSCSGFGKERSSDEYQKTTIQEKHRKYEYPGIHRSLICAYRASLFYVEKDKGLGFKTKWIESGYRCHDHPIYIRDRTTNHCGKAIDIHYNLLSSGERTRSNADMNKIRKEIFMKYTGAKQDWNAGKDIFYLESFATTWVHFDVREFSQAYLTKNYFVKSNEELNGKSIVQLADELGFKDTCSCSGQFATPAPNKNSEGNTERVDPKTLKASDQLVAFIKDWEKLMKNPYNDKHDYCTIGYGHLIKKKKCEDITIPAEFKNGITEEEATRLFKEDLVEFEKAVQRDVTVKLYQREFDALVDLLFNCGAYFLSANKAPKLYKNLLDEKYEEAAKEFLDIENKTRRKQNYEMFINGNYDSTH; encoded by the coding sequence ATGTCAGCACCAATCCCATATACTGTCCAGAGCGGAGAGACGCTGCAGGACATTGCCAAGAAGCTGGGTATCAAAGACTGGACAAAGCTTAAGGATTATCATAATGCCCATTCCGGAACTAAGGTGGGCAACACTCCGTATACAGGGTTTTCTTTAATGACCCCCGCTCCTGATGAAGTGTACCAGCTCAACGGTGAAACACCTCCTCCGGATCCGGCACAGGAACAAAAATCGGCGCAGCAGAAACAGGAAGAGGAAAAGAAAAAAGAGGAGGAAAAAAAGAAGAGCGAACAGGCTGCCAAAAGTGAGCATGACGGAAAATATTTTGTTGTGCACAATGCAAAATGTGTCTGTGATAAAGCTGAAAACCCTAAACAGACCGCCAACCTCCAGGTAACGACCCATTCGATCATTGTGCTTAATGATGAACAAGGGAAACTGGCCGCCACCGATGAGGATAAAACATTTATCCCTGCCGCTGCCACTTTTGGAAAATGCACCCTGAAACCTTCAGCCGGCGGATACCTTCCCTGTACTGTAGCTCCTGCCCCAAAATGGAATAAAACCTATGAAAGCACGCAGGTAATGGGAAAGAATACGCTGACCGAGATATCTGAATTACCGTGTATGACGGGAGGTAAAATCACCATTTTCAACCACGGCCAGACCGATTCGGTAAGCAATGCCCATGCAGACAATACCAATCCGGCAGAACTTGCCATGGTGAACCCTGCTGTAGACCAGCCGAAGAGAAAAGAAGACTACCCTTCCGTAACATCCATCACGTTAACCGCTATAGAAAACAGGACCGATTTCAAGCCAATAGATTCAAAAAGCAAATCCGGCGCGATACACCTCCGCAAAGATGAAGAAGCCTCCTTTAAAGCCAATCTGAAAAGCGGCAACCGGCAATTCACTTCATGGATGGTATACAGCGACCATCAGGGTAAAAAGGAAAACAGGATACTGCTTAAAGAACATATCGGCACTGAATTTTCGCAAAGCTTTGAAGGGCTAGGGAAATTCAGGATTGAAGGATATGGAAAACCCAAAACTCCGGAATTTGAACAGGGAAAATATGACAAATGTGATCCGACATGTTCCATCGACGTTGAGGTTGTTGAGAACACCCTTCTTGAACTGGAATGTACCTCCGCAGATTTCACGACACGTATCGACGCTTCCAAAAACAGGAAGTTCAGGAAAGGCGTCCCATCGGTTTTCAAAGCCAAGTTCTTCATCCCGGATCTTACGGAAGAAGAGAAATCCAGGCTCAGTTTATCCGTACTGGACGCAACAGAAAATACAATTACAGAAGGAGTGCAAACCAACGGGGAAAGCTTGACCTTTACGCCTCAGAACAGCAAAGCAAAATATACCGTCCTCGCAAGGTACACCAATGAACAGGGTGAAGTCATCGAGAAAAAGATATCCGGAGAGACAGAAAGCAATGCCGTACTGGGAATCAGCCACGGTGCCGAGATCGTCAGGCCGGGAACAGACATGTCTTTCAGTGTTTCAAAAATGAAATATAAATTCGGGGAGGACCATTCCCCTTATGGACTTACCGCTGATGAATCTGCTGAAGTTAAATGGAACCTGAACGGCGTACTCCTGGGAACCGGGAAAAATATAACAATACCCGGATCCAGACTGATGGCTCCGGGAAAATATGTTGTGGAAGCCTACAGCATTACAGCCAATGCAGGGAGCAAAAAAGAAGATGATGACTGGCGTTTTGAAGTGAAACAGAATGTGGTCACTGAAATCAAAGCAGGCAAAAAAGCAAGGACCGGATCGGAAATTCCTTTTGAGATCGGTAAAACGCTGCTTAATGGTTACGATCCCGCCAAAGACGGACCTATCGTATGGAAAATTACAGGTCCGGCTTCCGGAACGGGAAGCGGGCAAAAATTCAATTATACCTTCAGGCTGCCTGGTGAATACACCATTGATTGCCTGATGGGCGGACGGGCTTCTGCCACACCGCTGAAACTTAAAGTAACCCAACCGAAGATTTTAGTGGAAACCTCCAAATGGATTGATAATGACGGCAGCAGCGGGAACATGATCAAAGAAGCGGGGTACGGGCAGGAAATCAGTGCTTTCGTAAAATTCGAGGGGCTGCAGGGTGAAGATATGACCCTGCAGATTTATGATAATGACAGCAACGGGGTCAACCTGGTGCATTCTGCCGATGGAAAGCTGCCGGAAGGCAGCAACGGTACGTTCTGGCCTTTAACGCTGGATAACAGTATCAGGCTTAAGATTGAAGCCAAAGGAATTACAAAAGACGGCAAACTGCATTTCATGCTGGTTCCGAAAGATCCGGGCCTGCAAATCCTCAATGGAGATAAGCCTTTAGGGGAATATTTAACCGTTTCCGGTATTCCAAAGATTGTTGACGGCTATTTCTGTGATGCCGGAGACACGGAAAAACTATACAACTCCCCTATTGACAAGCCTTTATACTTTAAAGTCTATGCCATTAATATGGTGGATAAAAAGGTGGAAGTCCATTTTATGACACAGTCTGATCCGTATTTCGGATTTGCATGGAGTGCCAAAACGTGGAAAGACTGGAAGGATGTGAAGGAAAAGTTTTCAAAGGAGAATTTCTTCCATAAAGCGGAAGGTACCATCAATAAGAAAGGAGAACTGATTGTAAAAGTAGACCCGTCGAAACTCGGGAAGCCTAAAAACTATTTCAAGATCGCTGCCGTTGTCAAAACGACAGAAGGCGAAGGAAAAGAAGCTAAGGAAATAGCCGCTTATATGGAGAAAACGGACCTTGCGATCCTCTATGCTACCGCCAAGCTTCCTGATATGGTGGAGAACAAAGGAGCGGTGAAAGTAGGCAGGGAACGGCTGAGCAACATTTTAAACTGCGAAGGGAAGTTCTGTATTAAAAAAGGAAGTCCTAAAAGTGAGCTGATCCGGGAAATCAATATCCGCCTGGCCGGATTCGGCGGTAATGTGCCGACGGATGAATTTACGGACCGAACAGAGAAAATGGTCAAGCAGTTCCAGCGGGACTATATGAAAGTGCCGGAAACCGGAAAAGTCTGCGGCAATGTTTTAAAAGCCATTGATGAATTCCAGCAGAAATACCCGATAAATTTTGAGGAGATCAAATGCAAATGCGGTTCCTGCTCAGGATTCGGAAAAGAAAGAAGCAGTGATGAGTACCAGAAAACAACCATCCAGGAAAAACACAGGAAATATGAATACCCGGGAATCCACAGAAGTCTGATCTGTGCATACAGGGCCTCCCTGTTCTATGTAGAAAAAGATAAAGGGCTGGGATTCAAAACAAAATGGATCGAATCCGGTTACCGGTGCCATGACCACCCGATCTACATCAGGGACAGGACGACCAATCACTGCGGAAAAGCCATAGACATTCATTACAACCTGCTGAGCTCGGGAGAGAGAACCAGGAGCAATGCGGATATGAATAAAATACGGAAAGAGATCTTTATGAAATATACCGGGGCCAAGCAGGACTGGAATGCCGGCAAAGATATTTTTTACCTGGAATCTTTTGCCACCACATGGGTGCATTTTGATGTCAGGGAGTTTTCCCAGGCCTACCTGACCAAAAATTATTTCGTAAAAAGCAATGAGGAGCTTAACGGCAAAAGTATCGTACAGCTTGCAGATGAACTGGGCTTTAAAGATACCTGCAGCTGCAGCGGCCAGTTTGCCACTCCTGCTCCGAATAAGAATTCTGAAGGGAATACGGAACGTGTGGATCCTAAAACGCTTAAAGCCAGTGACCAGCTGGTTGCCTTTATCAAAGACTGGGAAAAGCTGATGAAAAATCCTTATAATGACAAGCATGATTATTGCACGATCGGGTATGGCCACCTGATCAAAAAGAAGAAGTGTGAAGACATTACCATCCCTGCAGAGTTTAAAAACGGGATCACAGAGGAGGAAGCCACCAGATTATTCAAAGAAGACCTGGTGGAATTTGAAAAGGCTGTTCAGAGAGATGTGACGGTTAAACTGTATCAGCGGGAATTCGATGCACTGGTTGACCTGTTATTCAATTGCGGCGCTTATTTCCTAAGTGCTAATAAAGCGCCTAAGCTGTATAAAAACCTGCTGGATGAAAAATATGAAGAGGCGGCTAAAGAATTTCTGGATATAGAAAATAAAACCAGGAGAAAGCAGAACTATGAAATGTTTATCAACGGAAATTATGATTCGACACATTAA